In one window of Pieris brassicae chromosome 10, ilPieBrab1.1, whole genome shotgun sequence DNA:
- the LOC123715545 gene encoding fibroin heavy chain-like isoform X42 has product MIPTFVLFVVSILHAHAAPQDPGYQWPVPDDDVEYDVTTTKTLDRFGHPIYTVNMVPIEYGGVTQGYSTANSQSKGSSYGGDQAETYHNRNVGYDAYSQNNGQANSAATSGHSYLANYGPGSSYVKSSNSRANSQSASSNSQNSFTGYNGAPVPQNYYNQYYNPPPYVPPTSYPPSAAPAYPPFAYQGYPPHFYPGNTPRTPPFYPGYKNPNYPLHPIPNNPIPIVPLSQPVQPTPGQLPIIQSIPIAKTLSPLTPVSPISQLIAPNVQIPINTAQAISYTSNASGNTYATSSAPKSGSGTGTGSSTGGTTTGYGSGSSSGGTSSGYGSGFGSGSSSGGTSSGYGSGFGSGSSSGGTSSGYGSGFGSGSSTGETSSGYGSGFGSGSSTGGTSTGSGSGSGFGTSTGGTSIGSGSGSGSASTGGASIGSGSGSGSASTGGASTGTGTGSSNGGTSTGYGSGYGSGSSSGGTSSGYGSGFGSGSSSGGTSSGYGSGFGSGSSTGGTSTGYGSGLGSGTSTGGTSTGSGSGSGTASSGGASTGTGTGSSTGGTSTGYGSGFGSGSSTGGTSTGYGSGSGTASSGGASTGIGTGSSTGGTSTGSGSGSGTASSGGASTGTGSGSSTGGTSSGYGSGFGSGSSTGGTSTGYGSGVGSGTSTGGTSSGYGSGFGSGSSTGGTSTGSGSGSGFGTSTGGTSIGSGSGSGSASTGGASTGTGTGSSTGGTSIGSGSGYGSGSSSGGTSIGSGSGYGSGSSSGGTSSGYGSGFGSGSSTGGTSTGSGSGSGSASSGGASTGIGTGSSTGGTSTGSGSGSGTASSGGASTGTGTGSSTGGTSTGSGSGFGSGSSTGGTSTGYGSGLGSGTSTGGTSTGSGSGSGTASSGGASTGTGTGSSTGGTSIGSGSGYGSGSSSGGTSSGYGSGFGSGSSTGGTSTGYGSGSGTASSGGASTGIGTGSSTGGTSTGSGSGSGSGTSTGGTSTGSGSGSGTASSGGASTGTGTGSSTGGTSTGSGTSTGSGSGSGSASTGGASIGSGSGSGSASTGGASTGTGTGSSNGGTSTGSGSGTGTGSSNGGTSTGSGSGFGSGSSTGGTSTGYGTGVGSGTSTGGTGTGYGSGYGSGSSSGGTSTGYGSGSGSASTGGASTGTGTGSSTGGTSTGYGSGSGSASTGGSSTGTGTGSSTGGTSTGSGSGSGSASTGGTSTGSSSGSGSGSSTGGNNGGWSSGSASGSDTGSITGYGVGVTVIEPVIPGIVPYPQSKGKLCICFSNYLQMPAVIRNQFRFY; this is encoded by the exons ATGATTCCTACTTTCGTGCTCTTCGTTGTAAgc ataTTGCATGCTCATGCTGCTCCTcaag acCCTGGCTATCAATGGCCTGTACCAG ATGACGATGTAGAATACGACGTGACCACCACAAAGACGTTGGATCGATTTGGTCATCCAATTTATACCGTCAACATGGTACCGATTG AATACGGTGGTGTAACACAAGGTTACTCAACGGCAAACTCTCAATCGAAGGGGTCGTCATATGGTGGTGACCAAGCTGAGACTTACCATAATCGTAATGTAGGTTACGACGCATACTCTCAAAACAATGGACAGGCCAATAGTGCTGCAACAAGTGGACACAGCTATTTGGCTAATTATGGACCAGGAAGCAGCTATGTGAAATCCTCTAATTCAAGAGCGAATTCACAGAGCGCTTCTAGCAATTCTCAAAATAGTTTTACTGGTTATAATG GTGCACCAGTTCCtcagaattattataatcaatattataatccACCACCGTACGTACCTCCAACTTCATACCCTCCGTCAGCAGCACCAGCTTACCCACCATTTGCATACCAAGGGTACCCACCCCACTTCTACCCCGGGAATACACCTAGAACTCCACCGTTTTACCCTGGCTACAAAAATCCCAACTACCCCCTGCATCCGATTCCTAACAATCCCATCCCAATTGTCCCCTTATCTCAACCAGTACAACCTACTCCAGGTCAATTACCTATAATACAAAGTATTCCGATAGCAAAGACACTTTCTCCTTTGACTCCAGTTAGTCCTATTTCTCAGCTCATTGCACCAAATGTTCAAATACCAATAAATACAGCTCAGGCAATATCCTACACCAGCAATGCGTCTGGAAACACTTATGCCACAAGCTCTGCACCTAAAAGTGGATCTGGCACTGGCACAGGAAGTAGCACTGGAGGAACTACCACTGGCTATGGTTCTGGAAGTAGCAGTGGAGGAACTAGCTCTGGCTATGGTTCCGGCTTTGGCTCTGGAAGTAGCAGTGGAGGAACTAGCTCTGGCTATGGTTCCGGCTTTGGTTCTGGAAGTAGCAGTGGAGGAACTAGCTCTGGCTATGGTTCCGGCTTTGGCTCTGGAAGTAGCACTGGAGAAACTAGCTCTGGCTATGGTTCCGGCTTTGGCTCTGGAAGTAGCACGGGAGGAACTAGCACTGGCTCTGGTTCCGGCTCAGGTTTTGGAACTAGCACTGGAGGAACTAGCATTGGCTCTGGTTCCGGCTCAGGTTCTGCAAGCACTGGAGGAGCTAGCATTGGCTCTGGTTCCGGCTCAGGTTCTGCAAGCACTGGAGGAGCTAGCACTGGCACTGGCACAGGAAGTAGCAATGGAGGAACTAGCACTGGCTATGGTTCCGGCTATGGTTCTGGAAGTAGCAGTGGAGGAACTAGCTCTGGCTATGGTTCCGGCTTTGGCTCTGGAAGTAGCAGTGGAGGAACTAGCTCTGGCTATGGTTCCGGCTTTGGCTCTGGAAGTAGCACTGGAGGAACTAGCACTGGCTATGGTTCCGGCTTAGGTTCTGGAACTAGCACTGGAGGAACTAGCACTGGCTCTGGTTCTGGCTCAGGTACTGCAAGCTCTGGAGGAGCTAGCACTGGCACTGGCACAGGAAGTAGCACTGGAGGAACTAGCACTGGCTATG GTTCCGGCTTTGGCTCTGGAAGTAGCACTGGAGGAACTAGCACTGGCTATGGTTCCGGCTCCGGTACTGCAAGCTCTGGAGGAGCTAGCACTGGCATTGGCACAGGAAGTAGCACTGGAGGAACTAGCACTGGCTCTGGTTCTGGCTCAGGTACTGCAAGCTCTGGAGGAGCTAGCACTGGCACTGGCTCTGGAAGTAGCACTGGAGGAACTAGCTCTGGCTATGGTTCCGGCTTTGGCTCTGGAAGTAGCACTGGAGGAACTAGCACTGGCTATGGTTCCGGCGTAGGTTCTGGAACTAGCACTGGAGGAACTAGCTCTGGCTATGGTTCCGGCTTTGGCTCTGGAAGTAGCACGGGAGGAACTAGCACTGGCTCTGGTTCCGGCTCAGGTTTTGGAACTAGCACTGGAGGAACTAGCATTGGCTCTGGTTCCGGCTCAGGTTCTGCAAGCACTGGAG GAGCTAGCACTGGCACTGGCACAGGAAGTAGCACTGGAGGAACTAGCATTGGCTCTGGTTCCGGCTATGGTTCTGGAAGTAGCAGTGGAGGAACTAGCATTGGCTCTGGTTCCGGCTATGGTTCTGGAAGTAGCAGTGGAGGAACTAGCTCTGGCTATGGTTCCGGCTTTGGCTCTGGAAGTAGCACTGGAGGAACTAGCACTGGCTCTGGTTCCGGCTCAGGTTCTGCAAGCTCTGGAGGAGCTAGCACTGGCATTGGCACAGGAAGTAGCACTGGAGGAACTAGCACTGGCTCTGGTTCTGGCTCAGGTACTGCAAGCTCTGGAGGAGCTAGCACTGGCACTGGCACAGGAAGTAGCACTGGAGGAACTAGCACTGGCTCTGGTTCCGGCTTTGGCTCTGGAAGTAGCACTGGAGGAACTAGCACTGGCTATGGTTCCGGCTTAGGTTCTGGAACTAGCACTGGAGGAACTAGCACTGGCTCTGGTTCTGGCTCAGGTACTGCAAGCTCTGGAGGAGCTAGCACTGGCACTGGCACAGGAAGTAGCACTGGAGGAACTAGCATTGGCTCTGGTTCCGGCTATGGTTCTGGAAGTAGCAGTGGAGGAACTAGCTCTGGCTATGGTTCCGGCTTTGGCTCTGGAAGTAGCACTGGAGGAACTAGCACTGGCTATGGTTCCGGCTCCGGTACTGCAAGCTCTGGAGGAGCTAGCACTGGCATTGGCACAGGAAGTAGCACTGGAGGAACTAGCACTGGCTCTGGTTCCGGCTCAG GTTCTGGAACTAGCACTGGAGGAACTAGCACTGGCTCTGGTTCTGGCTCAGGTACTGCAAGCTCTGGAGGAGCTAGCACTGGCACTGGCACAGGAA GTAGCACTGGAGGAACTAGCACTGGCTCTG GAACTAGCACTGGCTCTGGTTCCGGCTCAGGTTCTGCAAGCACTGGAGGAGCTAGCATTGGCTCTGGTTCCGGCTCAGGTTCTGCAAGCACTGGAGGAGCTAGCACTGGCACTGGCACAGGAAGTAGCAATGGAGGAACTAGCACTGGCTCTGGTTCCGGCACTGGCACAGGAAGTAGCAATGGAGGAACTAGCACTGGCTCTGGTTCCGGCTTTGGCTCTGGAAGTAGCACTGGAGGAACTAGCACTGGCTATGGTACCGGCGTAGGTTCTGGAACTAGCACTGGAGGAACTGGCACTGGCTATGGTTCCGGCTATGGTTCTGGAAGTAGCAGTGGAGGAACTAGCACTGGCTATG GTTCCGGCTCAGGTTCTGCAAGCACTGGAGGAGCTAGCACTGGCACTGGCACAGGAAGTAGCACTGGAGGAACTAGCACTGGCTATGGTTCCGGCTCAGGTTCTGCAAGCACTGGAGGATCTAGCACTGGCACTGGCACAGGAAGTAGCACTGGAGGAACTAGCACTGGCTCTGGTTCCGGCTCAGGTTCTGCAAGCACTGGAGGAACTAGCACTGGCTCTAGTTCCGGCTCTGGCTCGGGAAGTAGCACTGGAGGAAACAATGGTGGATGGAGTTCAGGCTCTGCTTCAGGATCAGACACCGGCTCTATCACTGGGTACGGTGTTGGTGTAACAG TTATCGAACCAGTTATCCCCGGAATCGTACCTTACCCGCAATCAAAAGGCAAACTGTGCATTTGCTTCAGTAACTACTTACAGATGCCAGCAGTCATTCGCAATCAATTTAGGTTTTACTAA
- the LOC123715545 gene encoding fibroin heavy chain-like isoform X43 — protein sequence MIPTFVLFVVSILHAHAAPQDPGYQWPVPDDDVEYDVTTTKTLDRFGHPIYTVNMVPIEYGGVTQGYSTANSQSKGSSYGGDQAETYHNRNVGYDAYSQNNGQANSAATSGHSYLANYGPGSSYVKSSNSRANSQSASSNSQNSFTGYNGAPVPQNYYNQYYNPPPYVPPTSYPPSAAPAYPPFAYQGYPPHFYPGNTPRTPPFYPGYKNPNYPLHPIPNNPIPIVPLSQPVQPTPGQLPIIQSIPIAKTLSPLTPVSPISQLIAPNVQIPINTAQAISYTSNASGNTYATSSAPKSGSGTGTGSSTGGTTTGYGSGSSSGGTSSGYGSGFGSGSSSGGTSSGYGSGFGSGSSSGGTSSGYGSGFGSGSSTGETSSGYGSGFGSGSSTGGTSTGSGSGSGFGTSTGGTSIGSGSGSGSASTGGASIGSGSGSGSASTGGASTGTGTGSSNGGTSTGYGSGYGSGSSSGGTSSGYGSGFGSGSSSGGTSSGYGSGFGSGSSTGGTSTGYGSGLGSGTSTGGTSTGSGSGSGTASSGGASTGTGTGSSTGGTSTGYGSGFGSGSSTGGTSTGYGSGSGTASSGGASTGIGTGSSTGGTSTGSGSGSGTASSGGASTGTGSGSSTGGTSSGYGSGFGSGSSTGGTSTGYGSGVGSGTSTGGTSSGYGSGFGSGSSTGGTSTGSGSGSGFGTSTGGTSIGSGSGSGSASTGGASTGTGTGSSTGGTSIGSGSGYGSGSSSGGTSIGSGSGYGSGSSSGGTSSGYGSGFGSGSSTGGTSTGSGSGSGSASSGGASTGIGTGSSTGGTSTGSGSGSGTASSGGASTGTGTGSSTGGTSTGSGSGFGSGSSTGGTSTGYGSGLGSGTSTGGTSTGSGSGSGTASSGGASTGTGTGSSTGGTSIGSGSGYGSGSSSGGTSSGYGSGFGSGSSTGGTSTGYGSGLGSGTSTGGTSTGSGSGSGTASSGGASTGTGTGSSTGGTSTGYGSGFGSGSSTGGTSSGYGSGFGSGSSTGGTSTGSGSGSGSASSGGASTGIGTGSSTGGTSTGSGSGSGTASSGGASTGTGTGSSTGGTSTGSGSGSGSASTGGASTGTGTGSSTGGTSTGYGSGSGSASTGGASTGTGTGSSTGGTSTGYGSGSGSASTGGSSTGTGTGSSTGGTSTGSGSGSGSASTGGTSTGSSSGSGSGSSTGGNNGGWSSGSASGSDTGSITGYGVGVTVIEPVIPGIVPYPQSKGKLCICFSNYLQMPAVIRNQFRFY from the exons ATGATTCCTACTTTCGTGCTCTTCGTTGTAAgc ataTTGCATGCTCATGCTGCTCCTcaag acCCTGGCTATCAATGGCCTGTACCAG ATGACGATGTAGAATACGACGTGACCACCACAAAGACGTTGGATCGATTTGGTCATCCAATTTATACCGTCAACATGGTACCGATTG AATACGGTGGTGTAACACAAGGTTACTCAACGGCAAACTCTCAATCGAAGGGGTCGTCATATGGTGGTGACCAAGCTGAGACTTACCATAATCGTAATGTAGGTTACGACGCATACTCTCAAAACAATGGACAGGCCAATAGTGCTGCAACAAGTGGACACAGCTATTTGGCTAATTATGGACCAGGAAGCAGCTATGTGAAATCCTCTAATTCAAGAGCGAATTCACAGAGCGCTTCTAGCAATTCTCAAAATAGTTTTACTGGTTATAATG GTGCACCAGTTCCtcagaattattataatcaatattataatccACCACCGTACGTACCTCCAACTTCATACCCTCCGTCAGCAGCACCAGCTTACCCACCATTTGCATACCAAGGGTACCCACCCCACTTCTACCCCGGGAATACACCTAGAACTCCACCGTTTTACCCTGGCTACAAAAATCCCAACTACCCCCTGCATCCGATTCCTAACAATCCCATCCCAATTGTCCCCTTATCTCAACCAGTACAACCTACTCCAGGTCAATTACCTATAATACAAAGTATTCCGATAGCAAAGACACTTTCTCCTTTGACTCCAGTTAGTCCTATTTCTCAGCTCATTGCACCAAATGTTCAAATACCAATAAATACAGCTCAGGCAATATCCTACACCAGCAATGCGTCTGGAAACACTTATGCCACAAGCTCTGCACCTAAAAGTGGATCTGGCACTGGCACAGGAAGTAGCACTGGAGGAACTACCACTGGCTATGGTTCTGGAAGTAGCAGTGGAGGAACTAGCTCTGGCTATGGTTCCGGCTTTGGCTCTGGAAGTAGCAGTGGAGGAACTAGCTCTGGCTATGGTTCCGGCTTTGGTTCTGGAAGTAGCAGTGGAGGAACTAGCTCTGGCTATGGTTCCGGCTTTGGCTCTGGAAGTAGCACTGGAGAAACTAGCTCTGGCTATGGTTCCGGCTTTGGCTCTGGAAGTAGCACGGGAGGAACTAGCACTGGCTCTGGTTCCGGCTCAGGTTTTGGAACTAGCACTGGAGGAACTAGCATTGGCTCTGGTTCCGGCTCAGGTTCTGCAAGCACTGGAGGAGCTAGCATTGGCTCTGGTTCCGGCTCAGGTTCTGCAAGCACTGGAGGAGCTAGCACTGGCACTGGCACAGGAAGTAGCAATGGAGGAACTAGCACTGGCTATGGTTCCGGCTATGGTTCTGGAAGTAGCAGTGGAGGAACTAGCTCTGGCTATGGTTCCGGCTTTGGCTCTGGAAGTAGCAGTGGAGGAACTAGCTCTGGCTATGGTTCCGGCTTTGGCTCTGGAAGTAGCACTGGAGGAACTAGCACTGGCTATGGTTCCGGCTTAGGTTCTGGAACTAGCACTGGAGGAACTAGCACTGGCTCTGGTTCTGGCTCAGGTACTGCAAGCTCTGGAGGAGCTAGCACTGGCACTGGCACAGGAAGTAGCACTGGAGGAACTAGCACTGGCTATG GTTCCGGCTTTGGCTCTGGAAGTAGCACTGGAGGAACTAGCACTGGCTATGGTTCCGGCTCCGGTACTGCAAGCTCTGGAGGAGCTAGCACTGGCATTGGCACAGGAAGTAGCACTGGAGGAACTAGCACTGGCTCTGGTTCTGGCTCAGGTACTGCAAGCTCTGGAGGAGCTAGCACTGGCACTGGCTCTGGAAGTAGCACTGGAGGAACTAGCTCTGGCTATGGTTCCGGCTTTGGCTCTGGAAGTAGCACTGGAGGAACTAGCACTGGCTATGGTTCCGGCGTAGGTTCTGGAACTAGCACTGGAGGAACTAGCTCTGGCTATGGTTCCGGCTTTGGCTCTGGAAGTAGCACGGGAGGAACTAGCACTGGCTCTGGTTCCGGCTCAGGTTTTGGAACTAGCACTGGAGGAACTAGCATTGGCTCTGGTTCCGGCTCAGGTTCTGCAAGCACTGGAG GAGCTAGCACTGGCACTGGCACAGGAAGTAGCACTGGAGGAACTAGCATTGGCTCTGGTTCCGGCTATGGTTCTGGAAGTAGCAGTGGAGGAACTAGCATTGGCTCTGGTTCCGGCTATGGTTCTGGAAGTAGCAGTGGAGGAACTAGCTCTGGCTATGGTTCCGGCTTTGGCTCTGGAAGTAGCACTGGAGGAACTAGCACTGGCTCTGGTTCCGGCTCAGGTTCTGCAAGCTCTGGAGGAGCTAGCACTGGCATTGGCACAGGAAGTAGCACTGGAGGAACTAGCACTGGCTCTGGTTCTGGCTCAGGTACTGCAAGCTCTGGAGGAGCTAGCACTGGCACTGGCACAGGAAGTAGCACTGGAGGAACTAGCACTGGCTCTGGTTCCGGCTTTGGCTCTGGAAGTAGCACTGGAGGAACTAGCACTGGCTATGGTTCCGGCTTAGGTTCTGGAACTAGCACTGGAGGAACTAGCACTGGCTCTGGTTCTGGCTCAGGTACTGCAAGCTCTGGAGGAGCTAGCACTGGCACTGGCACAGGAAGTAGCACTGGAGGAACTAGCATTGGCTCTGGTTCCGGCTATGGTTCTGGAAGTAGCAGTGGAGGAACTAGCTCTGGCTATGGTTCCGGCTTTGGCTCTGGAAGTAGCACTGGAGGAACTAGCACTGGCTATG GTTCCGGCTTAGGTTCTGGAACTAGCACTGGAGGAACTAGCACTGGCTCTGGTTCTGGCTCAGGTACTGCAAGCTCTGGAGGAGCTAGCACTGGCACTGGCACAGGAAGTAGCACTGGAGGAACTAGCACTGGCTATGGTTCCGGCTTTGGCTCTGGAAGTAGCACTGGAGGAACTAGCTCTGGCTATGGTTCCGGCTTTGGCTCTGGAAGTAGCACTGGAGGAACTAGCACTGGCTCTGGTTCCGGCTCAGGTTCTGCAAGCTCTGGAGGAGCTAGCACTGGCATTGGCACAGGAAGTAGCACTGGAGGAACTAGCACTGGCTCTGGTTCTGGCTCAGGTACTGCAAGCTCTGGAGGAGCTAGCACTGGCACTGGCACAGGAAGTAGCACTGGAGGAACTAGCACTGGCTCTG GTTCCGGCTCAGGTTCTGCAAGCACTGGAGGAGCTAGCACTGGCACTGGCACAGGAAGTAGCACTGGAGGAACTAGCACTGGCTATGGTTCCGGCTCAGGTTCTGCAAGCACTGGAGGAGCTAGCACTGGCACTGGCACAGGAAGTAGCACTGGAGGAACTAGCACTGGCTATGGTTCCGGCTCAGGTTCTGCAAGCACTGGAGGATCTAGCACTGGCACTGGCACAGGAAGTAGCACTGGAGGAACTAGCACTGGCTCTGGTTCCGGCTCAGGTTCTGCAAGCACTGGAGGAACTAGCACTGGCTCTAGTTCCGGCTCTGGCTCGGGAAGTAGCACTGGAGGAAACAATGGTGGATGGAGTTCAGGCTCTGCTTCAGGATCAGACACCGGCTCTATCACTGGGTACGGTGTTGGTGTAACAG TTATCGAACCAGTTATCCCCGGAATCGTACCTTACCCGCAATCAAAAGGCAAACTGTGCATTTGCTTCAGTAACTACTTACAGATGCCAGCAGTCATTCGCAATCAATTTAGGTTTTACTAA